A genomic region of Mugil cephalus isolate CIBA_MC_2020 chromosome 5, CIBA_Mcephalus_1.1, whole genome shotgun sequence contains the following coding sequences:
- the LOC125008476 gene encoding ras-GEF domain-containing family member 1C-like isoform X1 has product MPQTVCSGTMFTTPSGFSPHLACAEPGEEEEEAPQEGPGPGACLADGPPITSASLDTLIQNLVPTADYYPEKAYVFTFLLSARLFIPPPELLARVCELCIKQQQLDQSPLDTARVRKFGPKILQLLTEWTETFPSDFRDEKMVGHLKDIIHRIAACDEAYWKTLNQVLQKLSQRLALMSQGEESIVKVSLNASSISDKLVAFKTKPPPIQKDMLSICNDPYTLAQQLTHVELEHLRHIGPEEFVQAFVQKDPLDGTQQPCFGDQKKKTTNLEAYVRWFNRLCYLVATEICMPAKKKQRAQVIEFFIDVARECFNIGNFNSLMAIISGMNMSPVSRLKKTWGKAKTAKFFILEHQMDPTGNFYNYRTALRGAAHRSQTANSNRERIVIPFFSLLIKDIYFLNEGCANRLPNGHVNFEKFVELARQVGEFMTWKQVECPFEEDRAILHYLHTAPIFSEDGLYLASYESESPENQVEKDRWKALRSNILGKT; this is encoded by the exons ATGCCCCAGACTGTGTGCTCAGGCACCATGTTTACCACTCCCAGTGGTTTCAGCCCTCATCTGGCCTGTGCTGAgcctggggaggaggaggaggaggccccgCAGGAAGGCCCGGGGCCTGGGGCTTGCCTGGCCGACGGACCCCCGATCACCTCCGCCTCCCTGGACACGCTGATCCAGAACCTGGTGCCCACCGCCGACTACTACCCCGAG AAAGCCTATGTGTTTACCTTCTTGCTGAGCGCTCGTCTGTTCATTCCTCCTCCGGAGCTGTTGGCCAGGGTGTGCGAGCTGTgcatcaaacagcagcagctggatcAGAGCCCACTCGACACG GCACGAGTGCGCAAGTTTGGGCCGAAGatcctgcagctgctgacagAGTGGACAGAGACGTTCCCGTCCGACTTCAGGGACGAGAAGATGGTGGGACATCTTAAGGACATCATCCACAGGATAGCTGCATGCGACGAG GCCTACTGGAAAACACTGAACCAGGTGCTTCAGAAGCTGAGCCAGAGGCTGGCCCTGATGAGCCAGGGGGAAGAGAGCATTGTGAAGGTCTCCCTCAACGCCTCCTCGATCTCTGACAAGCTGGTGGCCTTCAAGACCAAGCCTCCGCCCATCCAGAAGGACATGCTCTCCATCTGCAACGACCCCTACACACTGGCACAGCAGCTCACCCACGTGGAGCTG gaaCATTTGAGGCACATCGGGCCCGAGGAATTTGTCCAAGCCTTTGTTCAGAAGGACCCACTGGATGGAACACAG cAGCCGTGCTTCGGtgaccagaagaagaaaaccacaaacctgGAAGCTTATGTGAGGTGGTTCAACAGACTGTGTTACCTGGTAGCTACAGAGATCTGCATG CCTgcaaagaagaagcagagggcCCAGGTCATAGAGTTCTTCATCGATGTGGCTCGGGAGTGTTTCAACATTGGAAACTTCAACTCCCTCATGGCTATCATCT CTGGCATGAACATGAGCCCCGTGTCACGTCTGAAGAAGACTTGGGGCAAAGCCAAGACTGCCAAGTTCTTCATTCTTGAG CATCAGATGGATCCGACTGGAAACTTTTACAACTACAGGACTGCCCTGAGGGGCGCCGCCCACCGCTCTCAGACTGCCAACAGCAACAGGGAAAGG ATTGTGATTCCCTTCTTCAGTCTGCTGATAAAggacatttatttcctgaatgaAGGATGCGCCAACCGCCTGCCCAACGGCCACGTCAACTTTGAG aaatttgtGGAGTTGGCTCGGCAGGTTGGGGAGTTTATGACATGGAAACAAGTGGAGTGTCCATTTGAGGAGGATCGGGCCATCCTACACTACCTCCACACTGCTCCCATCTTCAGCGAGGATG GGCTCTACCTTGCGTCCTACGAGAGTGAGAGTCCAGAGAACCAGGTAGAGAAGGACAGGTGGAAAGCACTCAG GTCTAACATCCTGGGAAAGACATGA
- the LOC125008476 gene encoding ras-GEF domain-containing family member 1C-like isoform X2 produces MPQTVCSGTMFTTPSGFSPHLACAEPGEEEEEAPQEGPGPGACLADGPPITSASLDTLIQNLVPTADYYPEKAYVFTFLLSARLFIPPPELLARVCELCIKQQQLDQSPLDTARVRKFGPKILQLLTEWTETFPSDFRDEKMVGHLKDIIHRIAACDEAYWKTLNQVLQKLSQRLALMSQGEESIVKVSLNASSISDKLVAFKTKPPPIQKDMLSICNDPYTLAQQLTHVELEHLRHIGPEEFVQAFVQKDPLDGTQPCFGDQKKKTTNLEAYVRWFNRLCYLVATEICMPAKKKQRAQVIEFFIDVARECFNIGNFNSLMAIISGMNMSPVSRLKKTWGKAKTAKFFILEHQMDPTGNFYNYRTALRGAAHRSQTANSNRERIVIPFFSLLIKDIYFLNEGCANRLPNGHVNFEKFVELARQVGEFMTWKQVECPFEEDRAILHYLHTAPIFSEDGLYLASYESESPENQVEKDRWKALRSNILGKT; encoded by the exons ATGCCCCAGACTGTGTGCTCAGGCACCATGTTTACCACTCCCAGTGGTTTCAGCCCTCATCTGGCCTGTGCTGAgcctggggaggaggaggaggaggccccgCAGGAAGGCCCGGGGCCTGGGGCTTGCCTGGCCGACGGACCCCCGATCACCTCCGCCTCCCTGGACACGCTGATCCAGAACCTGGTGCCCACCGCCGACTACTACCCCGAG AAAGCCTATGTGTTTACCTTCTTGCTGAGCGCTCGTCTGTTCATTCCTCCTCCGGAGCTGTTGGCCAGGGTGTGCGAGCTGTgcatcaaacagcagcagctggatcAGAGCCCACTCGACACG GCACGAGTGCGCAAGTTTGGGCCGAAGatcctgcagctgctgacagAGTGGACAGAGACGTTCCCGTCCGACTTCAGGGACGAGAAGATGGTGGGACATCTTAAGGACATCATCCACAGGATAGCTGCATGCGACGAG GCCTACTGGAAAACACTGAACCAGGTGCTTCAGAAGCTGAGCCAGAGGCTGGCCCTGATGAGCCAGGGGGAAGAGAGCATTGTGAAGGTCTCCCTCAACGCCTCCTCGATCTCTGACAAGCTGGTGGCCTTCAAGACCAAGCCTCCGCCCATCCAGAAGGACATGCTCTCCATCTGCAACGACCCCTACACACTGGCACAGCAGCTCACCCACGTGGAGCTG gaaCATTTGAGGCACATCGGGCCCGAGGAATTTGTCCAAGCCTTTGTTCAGAAGGACCCACTGGATGGAACACAG CCGTGCTTCGGtgaccagaagaagaaaaccacaaacctgGAAGCTTATGTGAGGTGGTTCAACAGACTGTGTTACCTGGTAGCTACAGAGATCTGCATG CCTgcaaagaagaagcagagggcCCAGGTCATAGAGTTCTTCATCGATGTGGCTCGGGAGTGTTTCAACATTGGAAACTTCAACTCCCTCATGGCTATCATCT CTGGCATGAACATGAGCCCCGTGTCACGTCTGAAGAAGACTTGGGGCAAAGCCAAGACTGCCAAGTTCTTCATTCTTGAG CATCAGATGGATCCGACTGGAAACTTTTACAACTACAGGACTGCCCTGAGGGGCGCCGCCCACCGCTCTCAGACTGCCAACAGCAACAGGGAAAGG ATTGTGATTCCCTTCTTCAGTCTGCTGATAAAggacatttatttcctgaatgaAGGATGCGCCAACCGCCTGCCCAACGGCCACGTCAACTTTGAG aaatttgtGGAGTTGGCTCGGCAGGTTGGGGAGTTTATGACATGGAAACAAGTGGAGTGTCCATTTGAGGAGGATCGGGCCATCCTACACTACCTCCACACTGCTCCCATCTTCAGCGAGGATG GGCTCTACCTTGCGTCCTACGAGAGTGAGAGTCCAGAGAACCAGGTAGAGAAGGACAGGTGGAAAGCACTCAG GTCTAACATCCTGGGAAAGACATGA
- the clk4a gene encoding dual specificity protein kinase CLK4 — translation MRHSKRMRSPCVWLDEYSWEERMECHRKRKRDSHSSERENKSRRIHRHHKTNEGHYLETRSLNQRLDSREGHTWDHGSDMACDDDSREGICKDRDRDWHHYSKSSGRSGRSRRSSHRHRDRRRRHTPSRHSPSRRSHHRRSRKRSRSVEDDGEGHLIYHSGDMLRARYEIVCTLGEGAFGKVVECIDHSNGARVALKIIKNIDRYREAAMSEVQVLEQLKSLDSDKRYSCVYMLDWFDYHGHVCIAFELLGLSTYDFLKENNFQPFPIEHIRHMAYQIIRAVRFLHKNKLTHTDLKPENILFIDSDYDMEYNRHLKRDERTLKNPDVKIVDFGNATYDHEHHTSVVSTRHYRAPEVILDLGWDHSCDVWSVGCILIEYYLGSTLFQTHDSKEHLAMMERVLGPIPTNLLEKTKKRRYVHRCKLDWDMHSSAGRYVRKHCKPLKHYMVSHSEDHRQLFDLIEKMMEYDPSKRLSLEQALRHPFFSCYYKSSRSKSSSSSSSSSSSSKKE, via the exons ATGCGCCACTCTAAGCGAATGCGCTCCCCGTGCGTCTGGCTCGATGAGTACAGctgggaggagaggatggagtgTCACCGGAAGAGGAAACGTGATTCACACAGCAGCGAAAGAGAGAATAAGTCCAGAAGAATTCACCGTCACCATAAGACTAACGAGGG GCACTACCTGGAGACTCGAAGTCTGAACCAGAGACTGGACTCTCGGGAAGGACACACCTGGGACCACGGTTCGGACATGGCCTGTGATGACGACAGCCGCGAAGGCATCTGCAAGGACAGGGACCGTGACTGGCACCACTACAGCAAGTCATCCGGGCGTAGTGGGCGCAGCAGACGCAGCAGTCACAGGCACAGAGACAGAAGGCGCAGACATACCCCCTCTCGTCACTCTCCCTCG AGGAGGAGCCATCACCGCAGGAGCAGGAAAAGATCCAGGAGTGTTGAGGATGATGGCGAGGGTCACCTCATCTATCACAGTGGAGACATGCTGAGAGCGAGAT ATGAAATTGTGTGTACTCTAGGAGAGGGTGCCTTTGGGAAAGTCGTCGAATGCATTGATCACTCAAA tggaGCTCGAGTGGCTTTGAAGATCATTAAAAACATAGACCGCTACCGAGAGGCAGCGATGTCTGAGGTACAGGTGCTCGAACAGTTGAAGTCCCTCGACTCTGATAAACGATA CTCTTGTGTGTACATGCTGGACTGGTTCGACTACCACGGTCACGTTTGTATCGCTTTTGAGCTGCTTGGCCTCAGCACATACGACTTCCTCAAGGAAAACAACTTCCAGCCTTTCCCCATTGAACACATCAGACACATGGCGTACCAGATCATCCGAGCGGTGCGAT TTCTGCACAAGAACAAGCTGACTCACACAGACTTGAAGCCGGAAAATATTCTCTTCATAGATTCCGACTATGACATGGAGTACAACCGCCACTTG AAACGCGATGAACGGACACTGAAGAACCCAGATGTGAAAATTGTTGACTTCGGCAACGCCACGTACGATCACGAGCACCACACCTCTGTGGTGTCGACACGTCACTACCGCGCTCCTGAAGTCATCTTAG ATTTGGGCTGGGACCAttcctgtgatgtctggagTGTAGGTTGTATACTCATTGAGTACTACCTTGGATCTACTCTGTTCCAG ACACACGACAGTAAAGAACATCTCGCTATGATGGAGAGAGTCCTGGGCCCCATCCCCACAAACCTCCTGGAAAAAACCAA GAAACGACGATATGTTCACCGCTGCAAACTGGACTGGGACATGCACAGCTCTGCTGGGAGATACGTTAGGAAGCACTGCAAACCCCTCAAG CATTACATGGTGTCTCACAGCGAAGACCACCGGCAGCTTTTCGACCTGATCGAGAAGATGATGGAGTATGACCCAAGCAAGCGCCTCAGTTTGGAGCAGGCTCTGAGACATCCCTTCTTCTCCTGTTACTACAAGAGCAGCCGTagcaaaagcagcagcagcagcagtagcagcagtagcagcagcaaaaaAGAATGA
- the tmem126a gene encoding transmembrane protein 126A produces MSEYTEKKSIAGKPLTRAVINEMLAKNFEKLPEIDQKVFNYGLFYLGGNAGLAGLVSNSLYRRALNVRQAPFSSSLPMAVLPFVTTCALYNATVTTPLLYGDLNCPTCALIRGALVGVFGGAVYPVLLALPLNIGLASRYSTTPMPEKGALLRFSVDISRPVLSKMRAVVLLQAFFGTYLGSRNFETYAKLAKITYGQGREELQD; encoded by the coding sequence ATGTCTGAATATACGGAGAAGAAGAGCATCGCCGGGAAACCCCTCACCAGGGCGGTGATCAATGAGATGCTGGCGAAGAATTTCGAGAAATTACCCGAGATAGATCAGAAAGTTTTCAATTACGGACTTTTCTATCTGGGGGGAAACGCTGGTCTTGCAGGACTGGTGTCCAACAGCTTGTATCGCAGAGCTCTGAATGTGAGGCAGGCGCCCTTCTCCTCCAGCCTGCCGATGGCCGTGCTGCCCTTCGTGACGACGTGCGCCCTGTACAACGCCACGGTGACCACCCCACTCCTGTACGGAGACCTCAACTGTCCCACCTGCGCCCTGATTCGAGGGGCGCTTGTCGGGGTGTTCGGTGGTGCGGTGTACCCCGTCCTCCTAGCCTTACCTTTGAACATCGGCCTCGCCTCCCGGTACTCCACGACACCGATGCCGGAGAAGGGCGCCCTGCTGCGTTTCTCCGTGGACATCTCCAGACCAGTGCTGAGTAAAATGAGGGCAGTCGTGTTGCTGCAGGCCTTCTTCGGCACCTACCTGGGGTCCAGGAATTTTGAAACGTATGCCAAACTGGCTAAGATAACATATGGCCAGGGTCGAGAGGAATTACAAGACTAA